One region of Coregonus clupeaformis isolate EN_2021a chromosome 31, ASM2061545v1, whole genome shotgun sequence genomic DNA includes:
- the gclc gene encoding glutamate--cysteine ligase catalytic subunit, whose translation MGLLSKGSPLNWEETKKYADHVRKHGIVQFLNIYNKVKERQKDVLLWGDEVEYMLIEMDEKNGKVRLVLNGEEVLETLQDKGEKTNPNHPTLWRPEYGSYMIEGTPGQPYGGTMSEFNTVEDNMGKRRREASSVLNKNETLATITSFPRLGCPGFTQPEYKPTPVEKGVSKSLFFPDEAINRHPRFSTLTRNIRHRRGEKVVINVPIFKDKCTPSPFVEKFPEDDGEAARAALPDHIYMDAMGFGMGNCCLQVTFQACSIEEARYLYDQLATFCPIMMALSAASPFYRGYVSDIDCRWGVISASVDDRTGEERGLEPLKTNKFRILKSRYDSIDSYLSSCGERYNDIDLTIDEEINKQLLDAGIDKLLAQHVAHLFIRDPLSLFEEKIHLDDENVSDHFENLQSTNWQTMRFKPPPPNSDIGWRVEFRPMEVQLTDFENSAYVVFIVLLTRVILSYKLDFLIPLSKVDENMKVAQKRNAVQEGMFYFRKDIYKGCNPALDSSSSAAQNGLDSEGDNEYTLMSIDTIINGKEGVFQGLIPILNCYLENMEVDVDTRCTILNYLKLIKRRASGELMTMAKWMREFVDKHPQYKQDSVITDRINYDLLRKCDSITKGEERCPELIGDPVNRGK comes from the exons ATGGGCTTGCTGTCAAAAGGGTCACCGCTCAACTGGGAAGAAACCAAAAAGTATGCAGACCATGTTAGGAAACATGGCATTGTTCAGTTTCTCAACATCTATAACAAGGTGAAAGAACGACAGAAAGATGTCTTGTTATGGGGCGATGAG GTGGAGTACATGTTGATTGAAATGGATGAGAAAAATGGAAAGGTTCGTCTTGTTCTCAATGGTGAGGAAGTTTTGGAAACCCTTCAAGACAAAGGAGAAAAGACCAACCCCAA CCATCCTACCCTTTGGAGGCCAGAGTATGGCAGCTACATGATCGAAGGGACTCCGGGGCAGCCCTACGGTGGGACGATGTCAGAGTTCAACACAGTAGAGGACAACATGGGGAAGCGAAGGCGAGAGGCCTCATCTGTGCTGAATAAGAATGAAACACTTGCCACCATCACGTCATTCCCAAG GTTAGGTTGTCCAGGCTTCACACAGCCAGAATACAAGCCAACACCTGTTGAAAAAGGAGTGTCCAAATCACTGTTCTTCCCGGATGAAGCTATAAACAGACACCCAAGATTCAG CACCCTGACCAGAAACATTCGtcacagaagaggagagaaggtggTGATCAATGTACCCA TCTTCAAAGACAAGTGCACCCCATCTCCATTTGTGGAGAAGTTTCCGGAAGATGATGGGGAGGCCGCCAGGGCAGCTCTCCCTGATCACATCTACATGGATGCCATGGGATTTGGAATGGGCAACTGCTGTCTTCAG GTGACATTCCAAGCATGCAGCATTGAAGAGGCGAGGTACCTTTATGACCAACTAGCAACATTCTGCCCCATAATG ATGGCCCTCAGTGCTGCATCGCCTTTCTACAGAGGCTATGTGTCAGACATTGATTGTCGCTGGGGAGTTATTTCTGCATCGGTGGATGACAGGACCGGGGAAGAGAGGGGGCTGGAG CCTTTGAAAACCAACAAATTTCGAATCTTGAAATCAAGATATGATTCAATCGACAGCTACCTCTCCAGCTGTGGCGAAAGGTACAATGACATAGATCTGACAATAGACGAGGAGATCAACAAACAGCTGCTGGATGCAG GGATCGACAAGCTGCTGGCCCAACACGTAGCCCATCTCTTCATCCGGGATCCGCTGTCACTCTTTGAGGAGAAAATCCACCTGGATGATGAAAATGTGTCTGATCACTTTGAG AATCTGCAGTCAACCAACTGGCAGACCATGAGGTTCAAACCACCTCCTCCAAACTCGGACATCGGATGGCGAGTTGAGTTCCGCCCCATGGAG GTgcaacttactgattttgaaaaCTCTGCTTACGTTGTCTTCATCGTGCTGCTCACCCGGGTTATACTGTCCTATAAACTGGACTTTCTCATCCCTTTGTCAAAG GTTGATGAAAACATGAAAGTTGCCCAGAAAAGAAATGCAGTCCAAGAGGGCATGTTTTATTTCCGGAAGGACATCTATAAAG GCTGCAACCCTGCCCTCGATAGCTCCTCATCGGCTGCCCAGAATGGCTTGGACAGTGAGGGTGACAATGAGTACACACTGATGAGCATTGACACAATCATCAACGGAAAG GAAGGAGTTTTTCAAGGGTTGATACCGATCCTCAACTGCTACCTGGAAAACATGGAGGTGGACGTCGATACAAGATGCACCATCCTAAACTACCTGAAGCTCATCAAGAGACGTGCCTCAG GTGAACTGATGACCATGGCTAAATGGATGAGGGAGTTTGTGGACAAGCACCCCCAATACAAGCAAGACAGCGTCATAACTGACAGAATTAACTACGACCTACTCCGCAAGTGTGACAGCATCACAAAAGGAGAAGAGCGATGCCCAGAACTTATTGGCGACCCAGTCAATCGGGGCAAATGA